The Juglans regia cultivar Chandler chromosome 1, Walnut 2.0, whole genome shotgun sequence nucleotide sequence TACCCGAGGAGGAAGAGCCAACCCAGCCAGAGCAATAGGCGAGTAGGCTTGTTTTCTGTTGTTGGAGTTGTCTATCTATGGAAGttgtaattgtaaatagtagtcAGGTGACCAAATGTGTTCGATCGACCTTATTTGGGGTGTACGAATAAAAAAGCTGGATATATGTGTAATTATTTGAGGAATGAAGTGGTATGTGGATATTGTAGAAATAcatttattagttttattaaaattttggtaCTATAATGTTTAGCCTTTAGACTAAACATTTACTTTTTCGCTGTGAACCATAAATTGTTTCCTTACACATGCACTTTCTAGCGAATGATGCACGCCTAACTTGATTCAAACCTTGGGTGTTGTTGTATGGCTGGTACCCTTGGCACCACAGATCTTTTACCGAGGGACGGGGCACCACACAATGCATTTTTGCATAGCACTCTAAAGAAGAAGTCTTTATGGAGCAACAACCTGGATCCACAGATACTTGGTTTCTAggctttgttttgtttgtcaCCTCAATGAGGTCATTTACGACCTCAAATTGGCTCCTAGAGCCTAGCTTACCAAGTTTTCTTATTGTCTTCTACATTTTGATTTCACATAATCAAAGGTAGACTACTCTTTATTCACCTTTCATCAAGATGATATTTGCGTCTAGATACTTATCTATATGGATGACATCCTCATCACAGGGACTCatccttaatttatttcttgGCTCATTTGGTCTCTGCAAGCCAACTTTGCTCTCAAAGATCTTGGGTTGTCTCTAATTCTTGGGAATCCAAGTAGCACAAAATTCCTCTGGTCTTTATTTGTCTCAATCCAAGTACATCCTTGACCATCTATATTGGTCTAAAATGCTTGGTGCTAAGCGATGCTCCACCCTCATAGAAGTCAAATTGTCTCAAACTCAAGGTGATCCTTGTGATGATCCTACTCTATATAGACAGGTGGTTGCTGTATTACAGTATTGCATGCTTTCATTTGTTGTTAAtcaactatatcaatttatgcaTGCTCCTCTTACCACACATTGGACAGCTACCAAGCGTGTACTATGCTATCTCAATGATAGTTTACAACATGGACTTTTCTTTGGACTTGGGTCTTTGTAGcttaaatgatttttgtgaTGTTGACTGGCTGGAAGTATAGATGATCGATGTTCTACTATAGGTTATGCAGTGTTTCTTGGCCCTTGTTTGGTGTCATGGAGTGTCAAGAAGCAATCTGTAGTCTCTCGGACTAGCAATGAATCCGAGTACAGATCGATGGTCATTCTCACTAGTGTTGAGCTATATTGGCTTTGCAAGTTGCTGCGTGACCTCTATGTTCATTGTCTTCTGCTCCTACCCTTTGGAGAGACAATGTACGAGCTCTTTCCCTTGCCCCTAATCCTATTTTTCATGCTCGCACAAGACATACAATGGTGGACTATCATTTCATGAGGAAAAAGGTCACTCGGTATGACATTTTGGATCaatcacaactcaactcaatctCAGCCAGCCGACATCTTCATCAAGTCTCTAACTTATGCGCAATTCTTTCTACTTCGTGACAAGCCCCCAGCATCAGTCAAGATTCCAGCCTCAAGTTCAATACAAACAACAGCCCATAATCCTCGAGATTTGAATGTTGAAGGTCATCAGCGCAATGTCAAAGACACAAATCATGGATCCTGTAAATAACTGTGTAATAGAAACTCTTTATAATCTGTAAATGTTCTGATTATCGAATACAATTATTTCTTTATCAGAGTGCACGTAAATGTAATGATCTGTAATGGATGCTAAACATCGTAGCCACACCATGACCGCATTCCATCTAAGAAGCAAGAGGATGACAAATTTATGGTCCTTCGTATCCGATATAGCTCATAAACATGGTACAATTTCTTCTTGTTGGGAGTCCAGTTCGAATTTGGGTGGCAACATTTGCTGAAATTAGCATCAAATTAGATGGAAAGGTATCAGATTCGTCTGATATGCAGTCTCTCTGGTGGAGTGGGCCCTTGTAGTTGTGATCCCCACAAATTAATTGCTGCAACCCTGCAGAAGTGCACATGTTCTGCTTCAGAGACTTTAAATAATGCATTTGAAATGGAAAGGCCAAGGTCACAAAAAGCCACCACGTAGTCCATCCAATAATTTAAAGCGAAGGGCCCCTTGGGCCTTACTCATTCGCAATGTTCTAACTATtgtaaagtttaaattttgattaaaatttaaaatttttaaaaagagtaatttACGTTAgactagttattttaaaattaaaataataatattatattatattttaatattttttatattttaaaaatatattttatatattaattaataatttaatttttatttaaaattattatttcttacgGATTTGTTGGGAATAATTATAGAGTAAAATAATAGTTTGGAGATAAACAATAACTAATCAAATTTAGAGAAAGATgtgggcaggtttggggggtgggatgagacacaaaattttcatctcatctcatctcatcattacacatttttcaattccttatacaaaatagaataaacaattcaacttttaaatctcaattcaacttttttaaatctcaacacaataataatactaaaatataatattttaaacattaaaataaaatataaaattttcatctcaccttTTAAACTTATCCatagatttactgtaactcaaaagtgggattttaaatttttgcctAGTACAATGCAATCTGCTTTTGAGTTACTTATACAAATTTTGACTAACCACTAGGTCAATACCAGTGCTTTTAGTACAGTTTCACTTACTTTTGGAATCTCACATTAATCCAATCAAACTCACCCAgctaaagttaaaaagtttagaTATATTGTGTATCATTACAAAAGTAattctttcatttaaattttatatttataatttttttaaataaaaaaataatagtaccTTCTGTAACTCCAAAAGCCATTTCTTAAAAAACTAATGGCTAATTATAATGGGAGATGGTCGGGCAACATGCATCTAACCATCGCGGCGAAGAAAGTTAGTTTTACTGTTTACAGAGTTCATATCTTATCTTTGGTAGCAAATTCGAAAATCGAAATACTTCGGCCAAGTCGTGTCATTGAACGCAAAACTAGATGCACAGAAAGTCATCCATTCCGCAagtcaaaatttttaattttttttatttgatgggtcgttaaacaaattatttataagatatataattttttttttttgtgaacaaAAGGGTATATAAAATAGCGTGAATGATTCCATTTGAAGTTTCAAGGGTTAGGTTGAAAACTTATCCAACCAAGATTTGATAGTTTTGTTTTGTAGAGTAGTTgccatatatgatatatagggGCAATCGGGGTGATTAGCTGGTCCCCAGCATTCAATGAATTGCCCTGATCCATATCTTTCTTACTGGTCTCCATGGCTCTACCTATAATATGCGGTGCATTTAGTTGCGGTTTCGATATAGAGTTAAAATTGagttgattttagataaaaattaaaaattaaataaaatattattaaattattattattattttaaaatttaaaaaaaataaaataaaatgattcttATATCTAAAGGGGACCTTACTCTATTCACTTTGTTACCATAGCTAATTTATTCCCCAAAACCAGTCCACCTAAGAGTAAACTCTTTcagtttttagaaaaaaaagacTAAATTCTTTTGTCGAAATGCGGTGATGTTAatttaaattgagaaatgatattagaAGTTATAAATGCGTAAGTCCTacgattgttttttttaaaaataaataaatataaaatttatataataaattaatttttaataataattttttttttttttttttataaagagtatgCATCGCTTACCTCATCTAAATTgatagatgatgaataatacTTAACCAAAGTAAGGATCGGGTGGCGGAGGCCCAATAGCGACAGATCTATCTTCATTCATCATAGGATAAAAGCCATAAGAATTTATGACAAATAGCTTAAGAattttaaagagagagagagagagaggaggaatcCCATCCTTTCGTGGATGAATATACTGGATGTGGAATTTTCGGATAGAGGCTTTTTAGGAGAGATTCTGCACAGTACAGTACGTAGAGGCATGCCCATAATGGGTGATTACCTGATTAGATTGATCAACTCAACCATCATGCAATGCAATAagctgtctttttttttttttttgagtttgaagAGGAAATTTCGAACTTCAAATCTCAATTTTGAAGAGGTAAAAATTATGTGCCACAAACTTTTGACAATAAACTGTATCTTttaactcctatatatatatttgtattaaaaaatagccacattaaaaactaaaatggtaATCAAGTAATAACCGACAATTATATGaccaaacttaaaatatttttagtccCCACTTCATGCACAGACACCCCTATTAAACCAACAACCACCAGCTGCATCCAGTACTCCCACACTCTCACTCCCCTAACATCCCTTTGGCTTTCAGATCTACAGACACTCAAAAAACAGTGTCACACACTCTCACAAATGGGAATGGCTTCCCCATTCTCAATCCTTGGTACTACTCTCCTACTactcttcctctccttctcCGCCGCCGCAATAAAAGCCCAAGACGATATCGTTCGCTCATCGTGCGTCCACGCCAGCTACCCCAAACTCTGTCTCCAAACGCTCTCTACCTGCTCGGACCACGCCTGCAAGACCCCTCGCGATCTCGCCCAAGCCGCCGTCAAGGTCAGCCTCTCCCGGGCCCGCCGACTCTCCAGCTACCTCGCCCAAGTCCCCACCACCGGCGCCAACAAGAGACAGCAAGCGGCCCTGCGCGACTGCGCGGAGCAGATATCGGACACGGTGGACGACCTGAGCAAGACGCTGAGCGAGCTGAAGCACCTGGGTCGACGCGGCGAGGAGTTCCAGTGGCAGATGAGCAACGCGCAGACTTGGGTGAGTGCGGCCTTGACGAATGAGGATACTTGTCTCGATGGGATTCCGTATGTTGATGACAAAAAGATCAAATCGGACGTGAGGCGTAAGATCAAGAATGTGGCTAAGGTTACGAGTAACGCCCTGTACATGATCAATCGTCTCGACGAGAGTCGTAGTCGTCGGGATCCATGATCACGATGAACAGTACTCctcattaatcatgcatgtgATCTGTTCGATCCCATTTATCATATCTGTGCAACTTCCTtagtttcagttttttttctttttgagtctaCCTATATAATAGTGTCAGTGTATTATTGTGACGTTACTACCAAAGTAAATGTAATGCtatagtaatatttttcttccatAACATGCCAGATTACCTTCATTTTCCTccaaaaattaaagttaaatctATGTTTTAGCTGCAAacagattttacaaaattaaatttatcaatttacaTGACTTAtaatacattagattgtaaagtctcttttatcgtaaaataaatctaacatattatatgaaattatgtcagtttataaatttacttttatgcaaTTTCTTTGTAATTGTAGTACTTCTCTTAAACaatgaaaaatgtttaattagCTACAAAGATAAACACAAAAATTTGccatttataaattatcatgaTTCATGGAAATCACTGGttggcaggtttggggcacaaaataaaatataaaattctcatctcatctcatcattatatctttttcaaatctctatataaaatataataaacaatttaattttttcaaatttcaatacatattttttaaattttaaaatgataataataatattaaaatataatattttaaactttaaaataaaatatataattttcatatcacCCAAAAACTTGGTGGAGTAGGACCATCACAAGTCACAACCTTCGTCATTCCATAATGGTCGGCCAATTCCTGAAACCATAAGGTCTTTTACTTGTTGGGGCCTTCGGAGATGGGCAAATATCAAGACTGCCGACAGTGCTTGCTAAGGCGACAAAATGGCCCCAGTAGTCACCTCTATTCAGGAACTTCATAAGGAGGggcaataaattaatttttttttttaataaaaagtccTTTGAGAATTAAATCTTAATTcattatatattgaaattttggaGGGTTTTCGAAAAGAGCTTACCTGGCTCGGCCCTTGTGTCCATTGTCACGGAGATTtgtcaattaataaatatttctatgTAAATTATAAAGAGGAAtgctttaattacaaaatattttttaaaaataaatttataaactaacctAATTTGATGTtgtatattaaattgtaaaattaatttttattataaaataaatctaatgtactatcaaataaatatatatcaatttataaatttatttttataaaatctctttatgactGTAGTActtctcatttttaaatatttttttgggtagCATCAGcttagaataattttgtaatttgcacTAGGAAAGGGCACATTTGCTGTCGAACGTTTTAAAGGGCGCATTTGTTGCCTCATAAGAGAAAGATGAGTGTTAATTTAAACTTCGCAAGgtattataatattgttatttagAACCAATTTagatattgatttgatttaagattaattgagttatttagaaatagtaatgagttaaaATAGTAGATTGAATTTTGTGAGACttacctaagatgagtttaaatatgtttagatgttaaaataagtttagatgtatttataaaaagttaaaaaaaattatcggtcACATAtgtaaacatatattaagttgaaaaaagttatgaatctcgcgtataaagagattttgaattaaggtgagtttagtgatttgagagttgagtatcTGTATGTAAAACTcagattaaaattaaactgaactaaATTGATCTTAGTTCAATCAAAGTTTCAAGCGGCCTTAgactttcaattttattattttattctctgaGATTAAGATTTTTAACAATTTTGTTCCcttaacaaatataatgaaggTATTGGCATAGCATGCCACGtgtataacaaattaaatatacaaataattttaaaaaaactaaaaaataattgcaaaAGGCCTAcagatttaagaaaatattaaaaaaaaaaactcaaaatataaaaataaaagtaaagttAAAAGTATTTagaaacagaaaatgaaaacacatattagaaaaaattaaagaaatgtatgaaaaagccatgacatatacataataaaagcataaaaaaaattaaccaaaacacagagtattttgaaaaacaataaattaaaaattagaaaaatgaaaagtttgtttttattttcttttgttctcaATTTGCGGAAATccttagttttataaatatgtatctcatgaattttttattttgttgttttgctctttttgccttattatatgtttttattagcACATGctgttttttatttcaattttttctttttctttttttgtcaaatTTATGTTCTTGTTTTCAATATTTAGGTATTTTTGCTGTCTATCAGGAACAATGTTTTTCGTTTtgaatattttccattttcaaattatgtaggcttttaatttttaattttttttatattttttaaactatttgaTTTCTTATTCGATGTGACAGACTGACAGTCCACGTGGGACATATAACGTGACCACTAAAGTTCTAAACTGAGAGGGACAGTCCAGGAGCACGCATTGGTTGCGTGAAGTTTTATATATCtgtttttgatttttgatttttatcttattaaatatattgtatagaaCTGCTAAATAGAATAACATCGTCTTGCTATATCTTCCTGATCTTCAAAAAGTGCGAGTCGTGCGAGAGCCGAAACGGGAAATTATTGTGAGCTCAATGgagtttgaacttttttttaaataatatctcTCGTTTAAAAAGTTCAAGACCACCTCCTATCATTatagtcaaattttaaaatagtacCTCCATCATAAATTATTAGTTCTTCTCTCGTCACATCTAACAAAAGAAGGACAAGGACATGTATCATATTATCTACCTATAACATTTGACTTTGTTAAAAAGAGTTCTTCTACGGATCAATTTTGAACGTCATTGTTCACAATTGATTCGTAGCACACTTGagttgcttttttctttttttcttttttttttcctttctctaaaTGCTCGTTTTACCCAAAGAGCAGTGCTACATCTCCCGAGACTTACAGGATTCCTTTGAAGGTGGGGTTCGTCATGCCCCCTCCTATCGAAGGCGCGGTAGACTCCGAGGGTTACGACACCAAGATTGCGATGTACCCTGCCATGTTTCCCTGTGGCCTCAGGCTGCCCTTCTATCGGCTGGTGCAAGAAGTATTGGCCTTCTTCGAGCTAGCGCCCTATTAGCTCCCTCCCAGTGCGTGGAGGATTTTTGTTTCATGCTGCGTTATTTGGTCTCAGCTTTAAATGAGGTTGGGTCTGACTACCCTAATCTCATAGCGCGCGAGTTCTTCCTCACCCACAACATTTTGAGAAAAGGTTGGCACATCTATGGCTTCCAGCCAGTCCAGGAGTTGGTTCGGCTGGAGGTGCGGCATACCATTGTGAAGGGGTGGAGTTGCCGGTTCTTCTTTCTGTCGAGCGATGGATGGGAGTTTCCTGTCGAGCAGATCATTCAGTGCCCATTCCCCCTTTTTGCCAAATGGGGAGCCGTGGATGGGGACAAGGGTCGTCATCCTAGCCTGACCTCGGAGGAGGCACTCAGGCTCGAGGTTGTTTGAGCTTAGGTGAAGGCGCATCCGGAAGACGTTTCTTCAGAGGCTCTGCTGACTGGGGATAGCCTTCATCAATATTTGACTCCCCCGACCAGTTTGCACTCCGAACTAGGCTTCCAAACAAGGAAGGTCACGTCGCGAGCCCACAATCGCTCCCCCAGTCCGCCGATGGAGGGGAAAGGAAAGAAGCACAGGAGGATTTCCCCCGTTAGATCTGACTCTGACAAAGTTCTCATTCCTCATGGGGGTCCTTATGCAATGGCGCTCATCATCTGGCCCAATCCATCGGCGCCCAAGAAGATGGCGAAGATAGTGGATTTTCCTCACTCTGTGCCGCCAGTTCAAGGAGTTATTGCCGAAACCGTTCCCATGGTCGAGGTCATTTCCTCCGATGATGTCAAAGTGGCGGAGACTGTCGTCTTGGCCGAGGAAGTGATGGTGGGCGCTCCTTTGCCTGGACTAGGGGGAAGGCGAAGACGTTGTCGATGAGGTTCTCGCAAACTTTTGATCAACAGCTTGGCGAGCCACGCCGACCACATCCGCAAGATGGATGGCAGACTCAAGAGGCTATTTACTAGGGTAAGATCTTCACTTACAAACCCACTAGACTCtttgtttgtttcctttcttgatCTTGATTCGAACTTTTGTGGCAGGGCTAGAGCATCTGGCGGCTTTCATTGTGGACTGCCGAGAGGAGGTGGTGAGTGAGAACCAGGCACTTCGTTCACTCGCGTAGTTGGCCTTAGACTGTGCAGCGAATGAGgggaagaagaaaggagaaagaagaggCAGAGGAGGCCTTCACTGACTTGTCGAGATCCCAGGGCGAGGTTGGCACTTTTTGCCTCAAGGTCGCGCTTGCTTTCGAAGTGAGGGAGGTGCTACAACAATCTTTTGACAACTGTTAGTGGGAGCTTCAGAGGCTGCAGGCTAAAAACTTGGAACTACGCAAGCGACAAGGCTCTAACGATCGGTGGTACAAGTGGTTGTCAAGGGAGTATGAGAAGGTTTCCCTATCTCTGACGGACAAGAAAAAAGCCCTGGAGGacgagagaaaatggaggaaggATTTGGAGGCTGACCAAGCTTTGGCTAGGCTGGTCTTGGAGGCTTGTGATGCTACCATCCATAGTCTGCGGGAGGAGTTGTCATATGTCTGTGGTGTTCGGGATGACGCGTGGAACCTCGGTTATACCAACGACTTAGAGCAGATGAAGACTCACGTTCTTATCAATCCTCGATGCGACCTAAGAGTCCTGTGTGTGGGGGAGCTTCCTCCGCATACGGAGTCCATGGAGCTGGCCGTTCTCCTGGG carries:
- the LOC108981929 gene encoding pectinesterase inhibitor 3 gives rise to the protein MGMASPFSILGTTLLLLFLSFSAAAIKAQDDIVRSSCVHASYPKLCLQTLSTCSDHACKTPRDLAQAAVKVSLSRARRLSSYLAQVPTTGANKRQQAALRDCAEQISDTVDDLSKTLSELKHLGRRGEEFQWQMSNAQTWVSAALTNEDTCLDGIPYVDDKKIKSDVRRKIKNVAKVTSNALYMINRLDESRSRRDP